One window from the genome of Serinibacter salmoneus encodes:
- a CDS encoding phosphatidylinositol mannoside acyltransferase, whose amino-acid sequence MRLPTSTDLYAWAWRIAPRLPEWPAQAAGAVAADVTWLLHTDGVKQLERNLARIRPGLSARELRRLSRAGMRSYMRYFVEAFQVAGFSREKVLARVRPTGVPAVAEVLTRGDSVVMALGHSGNWDLAGAWAAYDLGPVLTVAEKLPDGLYEQFVAFRNSLGIEIVPLEDGNTFRTLLRRAGERPQVVPLLSDRDLTRHGVEVQIAGLPARVAAGPAALSLATGFPLVPVDVHYERLRGEQRRAAGSRWGLVIRLLPAIATHDESGQRRGVQEITQDWVDVLMAAYAQHPQDWHMLQKVFHADLDMERLARSHGEG is encoded by the coding sequence GTGAGACTCCCGACCAGCACCGACCTATACGCCTGGGCCTGGCGCATCGCGCCGCGGCTGCCGGAGTGGCCGGCGCAGGCCGCCGGCGCCGTCGCGGCCGACGTCACCTGGTTGCTGCACACCGACGGCGTGAAGCAGCTCGAGCGCAACCTTGCCCGGATCCGACCCGGACTGAGCGCCCGCGAACTGCGCCGACTCTCGCGCGCCGGGATGCGCTCCTACATGCGCTACTTCGTGGAGGCGTTCCAGGTCGCCGGGTTCTCCCGCGAGAAGGTCCTCGCCCGGGTGCGACCCACCGGGGTGCCCGCCGTGGCCGAGGTCCTGACGCGCGGTGACTCGGTGGTCATGGCCCTGGGGCACAGCGGCAACTGGGACCTCGCCGGTGCCTGGGCCGCCTACGACCTCGGCCCCGTGCTCACCGTGGCGGAGAAGCTCCCCGACGGCCTGTACGAGCAGTTCGTGGCGTTCCGCAACTCCCTCGGCATCGAGATCGTGCCGCTGGAGGACGGCAACACCTTCCGCACCCTGCTGCGTCGTGCGGGGGAGCGGCCCCAGGTGGTCCCGCTGCTCTCCGACCGCGACCTGACCAGGCACGGCGTGGAGGTGCAGATCGCCGGGCTGCCGGCCCGGGTGGCCGCGGGGCCGGCCGCGCTCAGCCTGGCGACGGGATTCCCCCTGGTGCCGGTGGATGTGCACTACGAGCGACTGCGGGGCGAGCAGCGGCGCGCGGCCGGCTCGCGGTGGGGGCTCGTGATCCGCCTGCTGCCGGCGATCGCGACCCACGACGAGTCCGGGCAGCGCCGTGGCGTCCAGGAGATCACCCAGGACTGGGTGGACGTGCTGATGGCGGCCTACGCGCAGCACCCGCAGGACTGGCACATGCTGCAGAAGGTCTTCCACGCCGACCTCGACATGGAGCGCCTGGCTCGTTCCCACGGGGAGGGATGA
- a CDS encoding DUF4962 domain-containing protein, with translation MTRPLLFADREDQLRAELRDVRRPQLRRLLEECERLRTLELPQEHPLASITWIGAGAANLALAYRLTGQEQYLQELRRYLVPALSFPHWGRANLPDHDLDAGWLCHGLGQAYTWAGDALSEGERTALREKLILQGTRLYDFAVGSEGGWWSVSYWQNHNWICYAGLATVGYALADEHPPAREWTERAKANFDTVLDMLTEDGSNNEGVVYWRYGVPWLVIYLDLLKQQEGIDWFARSDYLRETFWYRLYQAAPDLERIINHGDCHDRRSGHPVAMYYKLASEYRIPQCQWLADTVVDNFFWREAYESDVRPGVRAEAYQELLWFDPTAPSQDPYQLPASRYFTDLGLVVGRTSWDPDAVMVSFKASPGGGHKAWETSHRLKKETGWSTLNAGHHHPDAGTYTLLGYGAYLALDEGYSSRKKTEHHNAILVDGNGFVNEDRYHVYEDLAHEYTAEILTASVEGGWTHAVSETQAMYDRELGVERVRRHLVLTPRGNLVLLDDLRAAQPRVWTWLLQTENPAVELGESGQWIADAGSGRLIVRAIGEGEQVESVVTAVHANPTSSTPSLAIEKVQHTLRRSSPRSTTARFVSVLQPRPWFAADPAEVAVSESGTQVTITITHRGVTETVTLDTELAQMSGEGVTGPGFRGHSVQ, from the coding sequence ATGACCCGCCCCCTGTTGTTCGCCGACCGTGAGGACCAGCTGCGCGCAGAGTTGCGCGACGTCCGCCGGCCGCAATTGCGCCGCCTGCTGGAGGAGTGCGAGCGGCTGCGCACGCTCGAACTGCCGCAGGAGCACCCGCTGGCCTCCATCACCTGGATCGGTGCCGGCGCCGCCAACCTGGCGTTGGCCTACCGGCTGACCGGCCAGGAGCAGTACCTGCAGGAGTTGCGTCGTTACCTGGTGCCGGCGCTGTCCTTCCCGCACTGGGGCCGCGCGAACCTTCCCGACCACGACCTCGACGCCGGGTGGTTGTGCCACGGACTCGGGCAGGCCTACACCTGGGCGGGCGACGCCCTCAGCGAGGGCGAGCGCACGGCACTGCGCGAGAAGCTCATCCTGCAGGGGACCCGCCTGTACGACTTCGCGGTCGGCTCCGAGGGGGGCTGGTGGTCGGTCTCCTACTGGCAGAACCACAACTGGATCTGCTACGCGGGTCTGGCCACGGTCGGGTACGCACTCGCCGATGAGCACCCGCCGGCGCGGGAGTGGACCGAGCGGGCCAAGGCCAATTTCGACACGGTCCTGGACATGCTCACCGAGGACGGCTCGAACAACGAGGGCGTGGTGTACTGGCGCTACGGCGTGCCGTGGCTGGTGATCTACCTGGACCTGCTGAAGCAGCAGGAGGGCATCGACTGGTTCGCCCGCAGCGACTACCTGCGCGAGACGTTCTGGTACCGCCTCTACCAGGCGGCCCCCGACCTCGAGCGGATCATCAACCACGGTGACTGCCACGACCGACGCAGTGGGCACCCGGTCGCGATGTACTACAAGTTGGCCTCGGAGTACCGCATCCCGCAGTGCCAGTGGCTGGCCGACACGGTCGTGGACAACTTCTTCTGGCGGGAGGCCTACGAGAGCGACGTGCGCCCGGGCGTACGGGCCGAGGCATACCAGGAACTGCTGTGGTTCGACCCCACGGCGCCGAGCCAGGACCCCTACCAACTCCCCGCGAGCCGGTACTTCACCGACCTGGGCCTCGTGGTGGGACGCACCTCCTGGGATCCCGACGCCGTGATGGTCTCCTTCAAGGCATCCCCGGGTGGCGGCCACAAGGCGTGGGAGACCTCGCACCGGTTGAAGAAGGAGACCGGCTGGAGCACCCTGAACGCCGGTCACCACCACCCGGACGCCGGCACCTACACCCTGCTCGGGTACGGCGCCTACCTCGCGCTGGACGAGGGCTACTCCTCGCGCAAGAAGACCGAGCACCACAACGCGATCCTGGTCGACGGCAACGGCTTCGTGAACGAGGACCGATACCACGTCTACGAGGACCTGGCACACGAGTACACCGCCGAGATCCTCACCGCGAGTGTCGAGGGCGGGTGGACCCACGCGGTGAGCGAGACGCAAGCGATGTACGACCGCGAGCTCGGCGTCGAGCGCGTGCGCCGACACCTGGTGCTCACCCCGCGCGGCAACCTGGTGCTCCTGGATGATCTGCGTGCCGCCCAGCCCCGGGTGTGGACCTGGCTGTTGCAGACCGAGAACCCTGCGGTGGAACTGGGCGAGAGCGGTCAGTGGATCGCGGACGCCGGCAGCGGCCGACTCATCGTGCGTGCCATCGGTGAGGGGGAGCAGGTGGAGTCGGTGGTCACCGCGGTGCATGCCAACCCGACCTCCTCCACGCCGAGCCTGGCGATCGAGAAGGTGCAGCACACCCTGCGGCGTTCCAGCCCGCGGTCCACCACCGCGCGCTTCGTCTCCGTGCTGCAGCCCCGGCCGTGGTTCGCGGCGGATCCGGCCGAGGTGGCCGTCTCGGAGTCGGGTACCCAGGTGACCATCACGATCACCCATCGCGGCGTGACGGAGACGGTCACCCTGGACACCGAACTGGCGCAGATGAGCGGCGAGGGCGTGACCGGTCCCGGTTTCCGCGGGCACAGCGTCCAGTGA
- the thrS gene encoding threonine--tRNA ligase, with protein sequence MPSISLTLDGVTTEIEAGTTATTLLQGERDVVAVRVDGDLRDLARELPADAVVERVRIDSEDGLNILRHSAAHVMAQAVQQLYPGTTLGIGPFITDGFYYDFDAAEPFTPEDLKAIEKAMQRIVKEGQTFVRREVTRAEALAELAAEPYKCELLDVEDTEASATEGASVEIGDGEITIYENVRRGGEVAWKDLCRGPHVPTTRVLGNGWSLMRSAAAYWKGNQANAQLQRVYGTAWPSKEALTAYKERLAEAERRDHRRLGAEMDLFSFPDEIGSGLAVFHPRGAMVRMEMEDYSRRRHLAAGYEFVTTPHATKAQLFQTSGHLDWYADGMYPPMRLDEERDAAGNITKQGQDYYLKPMNCPMHNLVFDSRGRSYRELPLRLFEFGTVYRYEKSGVVHGLTRARGFTQDDAHIYCTREQMREELASLLTFVLDLLKDYGLDDFYLELSTRNPEKSVGSDEVWAEATETLREVAVASGLDLVPDPGGAAFYGPKISVQAKDAIGRTWQMSTIQLDFNLPERFDLTYTAPDGSRQRPVMIHRALFGSIERFFAVLLEHYAGAFPAWLAPVQVLAVPVAEPFNDYLGSLVSRLKALGVRAELDASDDRFNKKIRNAARQKAPFVLIAGGEDAEAGSVSFRYRDGSQDNGVPLDEAIERIQAAIRDRVQV encoded by the coding sequence GTGCCCAGCATCTCCCTCACCCTCGACGGCGTCACCACCGAGATCGAGGCGGGCACCACGGCGACCACCCTGCTGCAGGGAGAACGCGACGTCGTCGCGGTCCGGGTCGACGGCGACCTGCGGGACCTCGCGCGTGAGCTGCCCGCCGACGCCGTGGTGGAGCGCGTGCGGATCGACAGCGAGGACGGTCTGAACATCCTGCGCCACTCCGCCGCGCACGTGATGGCACAGGCCGTGCAGCAGCTCTACCCGGGGACCACCCTGGGCATCGGACCCTTCATCACCGACGGCTTCTACTACGACTTCGACGCCGCCGAGCCCTTCACCCCCGAGGACCTCAAGGCCATCGAGAAGGCGATGCAGCGCATCGTCAAGGAGGGCCAGACCTTCGTGCGCCGCGAGGTCACCCGCGCCGAGGCCCTGGCGGAGCTCGCGGCGGAGCCGTACAAGTGCGAACTGCTGGACGTCGAGGACACCGAGGCCTCCGCCACCGAGGGCGCCTCCGTGGAGATCGGCGACGGCGAGATCACGATCTACGAGAACGTGCGCCGCGGCGGCGAGGTCGCGTGGAAGGACCTGTGCCGCGGTCCGCACGTGCCCACCACCCGGGTGCTCGGCAACGGCTGGTCGCTGATGCGCTCCGCCGCCGCGTACTGGAAGGGGAATCAGGCCAACGCCCAGCTGCAGCGCGTGTACGGCACCGCGTGGCCGAGCAAGGAGGCGCTGACCGCCTACAAGGAGCGCCTGGCGGAGGCCGAGCGACGCGACCACCGACGCCTGGGTGCCGAGATGGACCTGTTCTCCTTCCCCGACGAGATCGGCAGCGGGCTGGCGGTTTTCCATCCCCGCGGTGCGATGGTGCGCATGGAGATGGAGGACTACTCCCGGCGCCGCCACCTGGCCGCGGGCTACGAGTTCGTCACCACCCCGCACGCCACGAAGGCGCAGTTGTTCCAGACCAGTGGGCACCTGGACTGGTACGCGGACGGGATGTACCCCCCGATGCGGCTGGACGAGGAGCGGGACGCCGCCGGGAACATCACCAAGCAGGGTCAGGACTACTACCTCAAGCCGATGAACTGCCCCATGCACAACCTTGTCTTCGACTCCCGGGGGCGCTCCTACCGCGAGCTGCCGCTGCGGCTGTTCGAGTTCGGGACGGTCTACCGGTACGAGAAGTCCGGTGTGGTGCACGGGCTGACCCGCGCCCGTGGGTTCACCCAGGACGACGCGCACATCTACTGCACCCGCGAGCAGATGCGTGAGGAGCTCGCCTCGCTGCTGACCTTCGTGCTGGACCTGCTGAAGGACTACGGCCTGGACGACTTCTACCTCGAGCTCTCCACGCGCAACCCGGAGAAGTCCGTGGGCTCGGACGAGGTGTGGGCCGAGGCGACCGAGACCCTGCGCGAGGTCGCCGTGGCCTCCGGCCTGGATCTCGTGCCGGACCCGGGCGGGGCCGCCTTCTACGGGCCGAAGATCTCCGTGCAGGCCAAGGACGCCATCGGCCGCACCTGGCAGATGTCCACCATCCAGCTGGACTTCAACCTGCCGGAACGGTTCGACCTCACCTACACCGCCCCGGACGGCTCCCGGCAACGCCCGGTGATGATCCACCGCGCCCTGTTCGGCTCGATCGAACGGTTCTTCGCCGTGCTGCTGGAGCACTACGCCGGAGCCTTCCCCGCCTGGCTCGCACCGGTGCAGGTGCTGGCGGTGCCGGTGGCGGAGCCCTTCAACGACTATCTCGGTAGCCTCGTCTCGCGGCTGAAGGCGCTGGGGGTGCGCGCCGAACTGGACGCCTCCGACGACCGCTTCAACAAGAAGATCCGCAACGCGGCCAGGCAGAAGGCGCCGTTCGTGCTGATCGCCGGCGGTGAGGACGCCGAGGCCGGGTCGGTCTCCTTCCGCTACCGGGACGGGAGCCAGGACAACGGCGTGCCACTGGACGAGGCGATCGAGCGGATCCAGGCGGCCATCCGCGACCGCGTGCAGGTGTGA
- a CDS encoding HIT family protein produces the protein MAATGGERAADFAGDADGFERLWTPHRMVYIDGADKPADDTPRQCPFCAIPARGDEDGLVVARGDLAYVVLNLYPYNPGHLMAVPYRHVAGYPELTTAELAEVGAMTQGAIRVLRATSAPAGFNLGVNQGAVGGAGIAAHLHQHVVPRWQGDANFMPIVAGTKPVPQLLGETRDRLAAAWAEHAEVEAVTTC, from the coding sequence GTGGCAGCCACCGGCGGTGAGCGCGCGGCGGACTTCGCGGGAGACGCGGACGGCTTCGAGCGACTGTGGACGCCGCACCGGATGGTCTACATCGACGGTGCGGACAAGCCGGCGGACGACACCCCCCGGCAGTGCCCGTTCTGCGCGATCCCCGCGCGTGGTGACGAGGACGGACTGGTGGTCGCCCGGGGGGACCTGGCCTACGTGGTGCTCAACCTCTACCCCTACAACCCCGGCCATCTGATGGCGGTGCCCTACCGGCACGTGGCGGGATACCCCGAACTCACGACGGCGGAGCTCGCCGAGGTGGGGGCCATGACGCAGGGCGCCATCCGGGTGCTGCGCGCCACCTCCGCGCCGGCCGGGTTCAACCTCGGGGTGAACCAGGGTGCGGTCGGGGGAGCGGGCATCGCCGCTCACCTGCACCAGCACGTGGTGCCCCGCTGGCAGGGCGACGCGAACTTCATGCCCATCGTGGCGGGCACCAAGCCGGTGCCGCAGCTGCTGGGAGAGACCCGTGACCGCCTGGCCGCCGCGTGGGCCGAGCACGCCGAGGTCGAGGCGGTCACGACATGCTGA
- a CDS encoding heparinase II/III domain-containing protein, whose amino-acid sequence MIAVPDRAGGWWHDYVCPTHDTELTGPADAGHGCTRGCVVVGDRYDAAWRTLQHQAAARELRRLARTGDSADRQAALEILDEIARVYATVVGPGWNESAEAWMLRGRMFAQALTEAQWAVLVADAVLLVDPEHTRPGVADLLAGLAETFEDAYHVLVDQRDDERNNYTAWLCAAGSLVAQAQGAAERAALWVQRADRHLACCLTADGWEWEGSTYYHLFVLRGHLLARRGADAGSLDPQVRERLAAMVRVLAEVAAPDGRLPAIHDGPYDRPLAHREVLEIDALASGLFTSTGLERVAQFARASLGEWDDGLERLLSDWFTGSPEGVVEVSRGCVHYPSMGYAVLRDAADSIQVVVDAGEHGGSHGHLDKLGLYLYGNAAWQPAPGVPPYASGLRRGYYARTLAHPTVRVDDVDQDATTGEIRSWDPQGRRLLAEAEPYPGIRMQRSVTIEHGVVVDVFRVEADSPRNLALALRPAVDLEIATAGEVSSTRWRCDTGAELHGTHAARPEAALQAVPGRGTSEDPARVRTLADWKVQAPRAEFVSVYQQGVPVPCTIEIDAPERVIVRLNTPAGERTIEVTS is encoded by the coding sequence ATGATCGCTGTTCCGGATCGCGCCGGTGGCTGGTGGCACGACTACGTGTGCCCCACCCACGACACCGAGCTCACCGGCCCGGCCGATGCCGGACACGGCTGCACGCGGGGCTGCGTCGTGGTGGGTGACCGCTACGACGCAGCCTGGCGGACACTGCAGCACCAGGCCGCGGCCCGGGAACTGCGGCGGTTGGCACGCACGGGAGACTCCGCCGACCGCCAGGCCGCCCTGGAGATCCTGGACGAGATCGCCCGCGTCTACGCAACCGTGGTCGGCCCGGGCTGGAACGAGTCGGCCGAGGCGTGGATGCTGCGGGGGCGCATGTTCGCGCAGGCGCTGACCGAGGCGCAGTGGGCGGTCCTCGTGGCCGACGCGGTGCTGCTGGTCGACCCCGAGCACACCCGACCCGGGGTGGCCGACCTGCTCGCGGGCCTCGCGGAGACCTTCGAGGACGCCTACCACGTGCTGGTCGACCAGCGCGACGACGAGCGCAACAACTACACCGCGTGGTTGTGCGCAGCCGGTTCGCTCGTGGCGCAGGCCCAGGGGGCGGCCGAGCGCGCGGCGCTGTGGGTGCAGCGTGCGGACCGACACCTGGCGTGCTGCCTCACCGCCGATGGCTGGGAGTGGGAGGGCAGCACCTACTACCACCTGTTCGTGCTGCGTGGCCACCTGCTGGCTCGTCGTGGTGCCGATGCCGGATCGCTGGACCCACAGGTCCGGGAGCGGCTCGCGGCCATGGTGCGGGTGCTCGCCGAGGTGGCCGCGCCCGACGGCCGGCTCCCCGCCATCCACGACGGGCCCTACGACCGCCCGCTGGCGCACCGCGAGGTCCTGGAGATCGATGCCCTGGCCTCCGGGCTGTTCACCTCCACCGGCCTGGAACGCGTGGCGCAGTTCGCGCGCGCCAGCCTCGGGGAGTGGGACGACGGCCTCGAACGCCTGCTCAGCGACTGGTTCACCGGTTCGCCCGAGGGCGTCGTCGAGGTGAGTCGCGGCTGCGTCCACTACCCCTCGATGGGCTACGCCGTGCTGCGGGATGCGGCCGACAGCATCCAGGTGGTGGTGGACGCGGGGGAGCACGGCGGCTCCCACGGACACCTGGACAAGCTCGGTCTGTATCTGTACGGGAATGCCGCGTGGCAGCCAGCACCGGGCGTGCCGCCCTACGCCAGCGGCCTACGGCGGGGGTACTACGCCCGCACCCTGGCGCATCCCACCGTCCGCGTGGACGATGTGGATCAGGACGCGACCACCGGGGAGATCCGCAGTTGGGATCCCCAGGGGCGTCGCCTGCTGGCGGAAGCCGAGCCCTACCCGGGGATCCGGATGCAGCGCAGCGTGACCATCGAGCACGGGGTCGTGGTGGACGTGTTCCGCGTGGAAGCGGACTCGCCGCGCAACCTCGCTCTCGCGTTGCGTCCCGCGGTCGACCTCGAGATCGCCACCGCCGGTGAGGTGTCCAGCACCCGATGGCGCTGCGACACCGGGGCCGAGCTGCACGGCACCCACGCCGCCCGGCCCGAGGCCGCGCTCCAGGCCGTGCCCGGGCGCGGCACCTCCGAGGATCCGGCCAGGGTCCGCACCCTTGCGGACTGGAAGGTCCAGGCGCCCCGCGCCGAGTTCGTCTCCGTCTACCAGCAGGGCGTCCCTGTGCCCTGCACCATCGAGATCGACGCGCCAGAGCGCGTGATCGTCCGACTCAACACTCCCGCCGGGGAGAGAACGATCGAGGTAACCTCATGA
- a CDS encoding glycosyltransferase family 4 protein, giving the protein MRMRIGIVCPYSLDAPGGVQIHVLDLAQRLIDRGHDVRVLAPADPATTVPSFVDSTGKSVAVHYNGSVARLSFGPVTARKVRSWLEAGEFDVVHIHEPLSPSLSVLALAQADVPVVGTFHTATDHSRAMRAAYPIVRGFLERISARIAVSEEARRTVVEHIGGDAVIVPNGVETGVFRAAAADPQWQGTPERPTAVFLGRTDEARKGFGVLLEAMPALVDAVPGIRILVAGRGDMSRAREVQETYPDTLELLGEISEEEKARLLSSADVYIAPQTGGESFGIVLVEGMSAGAVVVASDLSAFRRVLDEGRAGELFTTGDPAALAAAVARVLADPARAAQLRDHADRWSRRFDWDVVTERVLEVYGLAVGEVAAP; this is encoded by the coding sequence ATGAGGATGCGCATCGGGATCGTCTGCCCCTACTCCCTGGACGCCCCCGGTGGCGTGCAGATCCACGTGCTCGACCTCGCGCAGCGGCTGATCGACCGCGGACACGACGTCCGGGTGCTCGCCCCCGCCGACCCCGCCACCACCGTGCCCTCGTTCGTGGACAGCACCGGCAAGAGCGTGGCGGTGCACTACAACGGCTCCGTCGCCCGGCTCTCCTTCGGGCCGGTCACGGCCCGCAAGGTCCGCTCCTGGCTGGAGGCGGGGGAGTTCGACGTGGTGCACATCCACGAGCCCCTGAGCCCCTCGCTCTCGGTGCTGGCCCTTGCGCAGGCCGACGTCCCGGTGGTGGGGACCTTCCACACCGCCACGGACCACTCCCGTGCCATGCGAGCCGCCTACCCGATCGTGCGGGGCTTCCTCGAGCGCATCTCGGCCCGCATCGCGGTCTCGGAGGAGGCCCGGCGCACCGTCGTGGAGCACATCGGTGGCGACGCCGTGATCGTTCCCAACGGCGTGGAGACCGGGGTCTTCCGCGCCGCTGCCGCCGATCCACAGTGGCAGGGCACACCCGAGCGCCCCACCGCCGTCTTCCTCGGGCGCACCGACGAGGCGCGCAAGGGCTTCGGCGTACTGCTGGAGGCCATGCCCGCCCTGGTGGACGCCGTTCCCGGCATCCGGATCCTCGTGGCCGGACGGGGCGACATGAGCCGGGCCCGCGAGGTCCAGGAGACCTATCCGGACACCCTGGAACTGCTGGGGGAGATCTCCGAGGAGGAGAAGGCGCGACTGCTGAGCTCCGCCGACGTGTACATCGCGCCGCAGACCGGTGGGGAGAGCTTCGGGATCGTGCTGGTGGAGGGGATGTCGGCGGGCGCCGTGGTGGTCGCGAGCGACCTGTCGGCGTTCCGCCGCGTGCTGGACGAGGGCCGCGCCGGTGAACTGTTCACCACGGGCGACCCCGCAGCCCTGGCCGCAGCGGTCGCGCGGGTACTGGCCGATCCGGCCCGGGCCGCGCAATTGCGCGACCACGCCGACCGGTGGTCGCGCCGCTTCGACTGGGACGTGGTCACCGAACGGGTCCTGGAGGTCTACGGCCTGGCCGTGGGGGAGGTGGCGGCACCGTGA
- the pgsA gene encoding phosphatidylinositol phosphate synthase, giving the protein MLKHLRAVVSRILDPLARALLRMGISPDAVTVIGTLGAVVGALGFIARGYLFAGTMVITFFVLFDVIDGAMARAAGRSGPWGAFLDSVLDRYADGAVFGALTWYLVSQDEMWGAAFALACLVFGSIVPYARAKAESVGASATVGIAERGDRLLIALVATGIVGLGVPQVVLVVVLGVLALLSLTTSIHRIWHVRAQIHPAHLDPPEETE; this is encoded by the coding sequence ATGCTGAAGCACTTGCGCGCCGTGGTCTCGCGGATCCTGGACCCGCTGGCGCGTGCCCTGCTGCGGATGGGTATCAGCCCGGACGCCGTCACCGTGATCGGCACCCTCGGGGCGGTGGTCGGTGCGCTCGGGTTCATTGCCCGCGGGTACCTGTTCGCCGGCACCATGGTCATCACCTTCTTCGTCCTCTTCGACGTCATCGACGGCGCGATGGCGCGGGCGGCCGGGCGCAGCGGACCGTGGGGTGCCTTCCTCGACTCGGTCCTGGATCGCTACGCGGACGGCGCCGTGTTCGGCGCCCTGACCTGGTACCTCGTGTCCCAGGACGAGATGTGGGGTGCCGCCTTCGCCCTGGCGTGCCTGGTCTTCGGCTCGATCGTCCCGTACGCGCGGGCGAAGGCGGAGTCGGTCGGGGCGAGCGCCACGGTGGGCATCGCCGAGCGCGGCGACCGTCTGCTCATCGCCCTGGTGGCCACCGGCATCGTCGGCCTCGGCGTGCCCCAGGTGGTCCTCGTCGTCGTGCTCGGGGTGCTCGCGCTGCTGTCCCTCACCACCTCGATCCACCGGATCTGGCACGTGCGCGCCCAGATCCACCCCGCCCACCTCGACCCCCCGGAGGAGACGGAGTGA
- a CDS encoding MFS transporter — translation MLYADTLTMAVGFYMLVPLLAYHFLENLGLAVAVVGMLAAIRGAAQNGTQPIAGWIADRIGYRTAISGGVLIRASGFAVLGLTESLPILVAGSILAGLGGALFHPASYAAYAAFSAGRDQTRVYATRELYSNVGFVLGPMIGGLLAGLEFRWVALGSATLFLVAFVITVVGLPPVSLAHGKERAKIGAALRDRRFVPMLAMVGTVWMLSGQLYLVVPVRAAAVLDGSFGVGLVYTSAAVFMVATMLPLTGFASRHLPPGRVIALGGLSLGAGIAVMGLWDSVVGLVAGALVFTVGQMLTQPTVNSLISQFAEPHSIATYFGAAGLARAIGGIVGNLAGGALYTIAGGGGALSTAVWFVFVGVGLAVATLLWTRGPGGAPPSAATSGTQ, via the coding sequence GTGCTCTACGCCGACACCCTGACGATGGCCGTCGGGTTCTACATGCTGGTGCCGCTGCTGGCCTACCACTTCCTGGAGAACCTCGGGCTCGCCGTCGCGGTGGTCGGGATGCTGGCCGCGATCCGGGGGGCGGCCCAGAACGGCACGCAGCCGATCGCGGGATGGATCGCCGACCGGATCGGCTACCGCACCGCGATCAGCGGCGGGGTCCTGATCCGGGCGAGCGGCTTCGCCGTGCTGGGGCTGACCGAGAGCCTCCCCATCCTGGTGGCGGGGTCGATCCTGGCGGGCCTGGGTGGCGCCCTGTTCCACCCGGCGAGCTATGCTGCGTACGCGGCCTTCTCGGCCGGGCGCGATCAGACCCGGGTGTACGCCACCCGCGAGCTCTACTCCAACGTCGGCTTCGTGCTCGGGCCGATGATCGGGGGACTCCTCGCCGGCCTGGAGTTCCGCTGGGTGGCGCTGGGTTCGGCGACCCTGTTCCTCGTGGCGTTCGTCATCACCGTGGTGGGTCTGCCGCCCGTGTCGCTGGCGCACGGCAAGGAACGCGCCAAGATCGGTGCGGCGCTGCGGGACCGACGGTTCGTGCCGATGCTCGCCATGGTCGGCACCGTGTGGATGCTCTCGGGACAGCTCTACCTCGTGGTCCCCGTGCGTGCGGCCGCCGTGCTGGACGGTTCGTTCGGCGTCGGCCTCGTGTACACCAGCGCGGCCGTGTTCATGGTGGCCACGATGCTGCCACTGACCGGCTTCGCCTCCCGCCACCTGCCTCCCGGTCGGGTCATCGCGCTCGGGGGACTCTCCCTGGGCGCGGGGATCGCGGTGATGGGGCTGTGGGACTCCGTCGTCGGCCTGGTGGCGGGCGCCCTGGTCTTCACCGTGGGGCAGATGCTCACCCAACCGACGGTGAACTCCCTGATCTCCCAGTTCGCCGAGCCGCACTCGATCGCCACCTACTTCGGTGCGGCCGGACTGGCCCGCGCGATCGGCGGCATCGTCGGGAATCTCGCCGGCGGTGCGCTCTACACCATCGCCGGTGGCGGGGGAGCGCTGTCCACCGCGGTGTGGTTCGTCTTCGTCGGGGTGGGCCTCGCCGTCGCGACCCTGCTGTGGACCCGGGGCCCCGGGGGCGCGCCGCCGTCGGCGGCGACGTCCGGCACCCAGTAG
- a CDS encoding DUF624 domain-containing protein: MSERPQRRGGGWEAGTLRVLAVPANLVLGGIVAFLLAIPVVTLLPVLIALGRSMARWRTEEDDAVVTNLLRELRVTWRRTWAWGLLFGLVVVVLVLNSLFLAAQFGQEGSQPAVLLAGATVPVALVVLLLGLLVPVASALEPQASMREWSRVAVELVMRAPLRALLVLILAVAVVGACVVLWTLGPFLVLSLPIYLAVLTFIAKPGPADAA; the protein is encoded by the coding sequence GTGAGCGAGCGTCCGCAGCGGCGCGGTGGAGGCTGGGAGGCCGGGACGCTCCGCGTCCTGGCCGTCCCGGCCAACCTCGTGCTCGGCGGGATCGTCGCCTTCCTCCTGGCGATCCCCGTCGTCACCCTCCTTCCGGTGCTGATCGCGCTCGGTCGATCCATGGCGAGGTGGCGCACCGAGGAGGACGACGCGGTGGTGACCAACCTGCTGCGCGAGTTGCGCGTCACCTGGCGTCGCACCTGGGCCTGGGGTCTGCTCTTCGGCCTCGTGGTGGTGGTGCTCGTGCTGAACAGTCTGTTCCTGGCCGCGCAGTTCGGGCAGGAAGGCTCACAGCCGGCGGTGCTGCTCGCCGGGGCCACCGTCCCGGTGGCGCTCGTGGTGCTCCTGCTCGGCCTCCTGGTCCCGGTCGCGAGTGCGCTGGAACCCCAGGCCTCGATGCGCGAGTGGTCCCGGGTCGCCGTGGAGTTGGTGATGCGCGCTCCGCTGCGTGCGCTGCTCGTGCTGATCCTCGCCGTTGCCGTGGTGGGCGCCTGCGTCGTGCTGTGGACCCTGGGGCCGTTCCTCGTGCTCTCGCTGCCGATCTACCTGGCGGTCCTCACCTTCATCGCCAAGCCCGGCCCCGCCGACGCCGCGTGA